The following coding sequences lie in one Candidatus Eremiobacterota bacterium genomic window:
- a CDS encoding ABC transporter ATP-binding protein: MFRSGTLAGISKILSFARPPRWTVIAVPAAIILVSALSILPPLFIGRIIDALDRHSLTAVLQHLGLYCLTMGVVGGVQFASGYAATVFRESQVRNLRTAFVIKLNTVALDALAKFDPGQIKNRIVGDVEALSLQMQYGLFPTVTSLVTLVATIAALVRLDVRFAIISVTLSLLTLVPMRLAARRVATLSKQEAEAKDDLYGALQEGVTVQGVALFRNPMAASQRLKHLGTISERIFGLNIAESLLGQCTDLASTLLSMLGPAAVLAVGAYLVIKGNVTPGIVVTALIYQSRIATPFGTLSSLQSTFAALTVVVTRLLEIFDLPDESSGDRQFAPGRLIFRDVELTRDGRAALRGVTLSVEPTTHIAIIGPSGAGKSTLASLIPRLSDPVCGKVEIGDVDVGDFTLDSLRRAIAIVPQDSLLLDATLVANLTLMQPDASDDEIALALKDSVLEELVDRLPNGIMTRLGHRGFRLSGGERQRVCLARALLQNPKLLILDEALSGVDIETERIILGRIRRRLRDRMMIVITHRVISAEGFDRVVAMESGRIVNVAGLTESAGRNLSQLP, translated from the coding sequence ATGTTCCGATCAGGTACGCTCGCCGGTATCTCAAAAATCCTATCGTTCGCCCGGCCGCCGCGGTGGACCGTCATCGCCGTTCCCGCAGCGATTATCCTAGTCTCCGCCCTATCCATACTCCCTCCGCTTTTTATCGGCCGGATCATTGATGCGCTGGACCGCCACAGTCTCACAGCCGTATTACAGCATCTGGGATTGTATTGCTTAACCATGGGCGTTGTCGGCGGTGTGCAATTCGCGTCGGGGTATGCGGCTACGGTATTCCGAGAATCGCAAGTTCGTAATCTTAGAACGGCGTTCGTAATAAAGCTCAACACGGTCGCTCTTGATGCCCTTGCCAAGTTCGATCCCGGTCAGATAAAAAATCGAATCGTTGGTGACGTAGAGGCGCTGTCCCTACAAATGCAATACGGGTTATTCCCGACAGTGACCAGCCTTGTGACGCTTGTGGCAACGATCGCGGCGTTAGTGCGTCTTGACGTTCGCTTCGCCATTATTTCAGTGACGTTATCGCTGTTAACTCTCGTGCCGATGAGGCTAGCGGCGCGACGCGTGGCCACACTCAGCAAGCAAGAGGCTGAAGCGAAGGACGATCTTTATGGTGCGCTCCAAGAGGGAGTCACCGTTCAGGGCGTCGCGCTATTTCGCAATCCGATGGCAGCGTCGCAGCGGCTAAAGCATTTAGGCACGATAAGCGAACGCATCTTCGGGTTAAACATCGCCGAAAGCTTATTAGGGCAATGTACGGATCTCGCTTCAACGTTGCTCAGCATGCTCGGCCCCGCCGCCGTCCTTGCCGTAGGAGCGTATTTGGTAATCAAAGGTAACGTAACGCCGGGAATTGTGGTAACCGCACTTATCTATCAATCGCGCATAGCGACTCCCTTCGGCACGCTGTCGTCGCTCCAAAGCACCTTTGCTGCGCTTACCGTTGTCGTCACCCGTCTGCTGGAAATCTTCGATTTACCAGATGAGTCGTCAGGAGATCGGCAGTTCGCGCCGGGGAGACTTATTTTCCGCGACGTCGAACTCACCCGCGACGGCAGGGCTGCACTTCGTGGCGTCACGTTAAGCGTAGAACCGACCACTCACATTGCGATTATCGGTCCGAGTGGCGCAGGCAAATCCACGCTCGCTTCCCTGATCCCTCGTCTATCTGATCCGGTCTGTGGAAAAGTTGAAATCGGCGATGTCGACGTTGGAGATTTCACGTTAGATTCTCTTCGAAGAGCAATCGCAATTGTGCCGCAGGATTCGTTGTTGTTGGACGCGACTCTCGTTGCGAATCTTACACTCATGCAACCAGACGCTAGCGACGATGAGATCGCACTAGCTCTTAAAGATAGTGTACTTGAGGAACTCGTCGACCGCCTGCCGAACGGAATCATGACGCGACTCGGTCACCGAGGCTTCAGGCTTTCTGGCGGCGAGCGCCAACGCGTTTGTTTGGCGCGTGCGCTTTTGCAGAACCCAAAGCTTCTGATCCTTGACGAAGCCTTGTCCGGAGTAGACATAGAGACTGAACGGATCATTCTTGGGCGAATTAGACGCCGCCTAAGGGATCGCATGATGATCGTAATTACGCACCGGGTAATCTCTGCGGAGGGATTCGATCGAGTAGTTGCCATGGAGTCTGGCAGAATCGTTAATGTCGCCGGATTAACGGAATCCGCCGGCAGAAACCTGTCGCAGTTACCGTAG